The DNA sequence CTTTCATCACAGCAGGCTTTGAAGAGAACACTTCCGTCATCTTTCCGGCCACATGTGCTCACTAATAAAGCGAATCTTTATGAAGAGAATGGGGACAATATTTGTATTAATGACATCAATGGAAACTCTTCACGGCCGATTTCAACAGACAGCAAGAGCTACATGAGAGACCATTGGAGCAGGAACCCTGATGATGACGTTATCATGATTGAGAATAAAAGTAGTAGGATTTTGCCACCGTCAATTATGCCCGCGAAGTCTGTTTCTGCTGCACAGGTTGCCGGTTCAAGTGATCCCATTTTTCATTCTGGGATTGGTGATGAAAGGATGTCCAAAGATGACGAGAGACTGATTTATCAAGCGGCATTAGAGGTGCTATTGCTGTTAATTTCAAGTTAATATGAATCTACATGTTGGATGACTTAACGTCGTGATGCCAATTTGTCCTTGTCATAACTTGTCAACACGTGGCATTTCAGTTTTTAAGTGAATTTTGATCTTTTAGGTGTGCTATCAACAAGTTGTGGTGATAGCTTAGTTTTTCGGAGTAGTGATTAGTAATGACAATATGGTATACAGTGATCTTGGTATAATATTGGCCAGCTAACTTTTTAGACGCAAGGAGCCAGCTAACTTTTTAGACGCAAGGAGCCAAGAACCACTAACCTCGGTGATTGGTAAGCCAGCAATCCCTGCTGGGCTTGAGTTTGTTAATATCATTGGCCATCTGGTGTTAAACATCCCACTAACCTCTAGGCTATCTTTTCCATGTACTGGATCTATTCACTCTACGAATTCTGCACTggtttgttgaaaaaaaaaaacggaaagtTGAATGTTTGGGCTGGTGCACAATCTGTTTAGTTTTCAATGGTGAATATTTGCGTTTGAGTGTCAAGGCCTGATATTTGAACTCTCACAGGATCTTAATCAACCAAAAATGGAAGCTAATTTACCCGATGGTCTGTTGTCTGTACCTCTGTTAAGACATCAGGTGCTTCTAAATACCATCTCTGTTCCATTATCTGAAATAAATATGGATTTTCCCTAACTATTGTCTTAGTAGAAAATTGCCTTGGCATGGATGCttcaaaaggaaacaagaagtTTGCACTGTTTGGGTGGAATTTTGGCTGATGATCAGGTCAATTTCTGCCAATTCTTTTAGCCTACATATTTGTCAACTGTTCTCCTTATTTCATCCTAGATTAACTGTACGGATGATGCAGGGCCTTGGTAAGACCATCTCTATGATTGCCCTTATACAAATGCAACGGTATCTGCAGTCTAAATCAAAGTCGGAAAGCATGCCCAATCCCAAAACTGAAGCGCTGAATttggatgacgatgatgataacGGTAACAATGCTTTGAACAATTCCCAGGTTCCTGCAGAATCCAAGGATTCAAAACCTGTTCCAGAAGTGAGTACTTCCACCCATGCATTCAGTAAGCGGAGGCCCGCTGGAGGCACATTGGTTGTTTGTCCTGCCAGTGTTCTCCGGCAGTGGGCTAGGGAGTTGGATGAGAAAGTTGCAGGGGCAGCCAAGCTTAAGGTTTTGGTCTATCATGGAGGAACTAGGACAAAGGATCCTGTTGAACTGGCTACTTATGACGTAGTCGTCACGACATATGCTATTGTGACAATTGAAGTACCAAAACAACCTGTGGTAGATGAGGATGATGCTGAAGAAAGAAATGGGGAAGCATATGGATTGTCGCCGGAGTTTTCAGCTagtaagaagaggaaaaaagctATCAATGTTAGTAAGAAAGGGAAGAAGGGTAGAACAGGTTTTGATAGTTCGTCTTTTGATTGTAGCAGTGGTGCACTTGCTAGAGTAGGGTGGCTTAGGGTGATTTTGGATGAAGCCCAGACGATAAAAAATCACAGGACTCAAGTTGCTAGAGCATGCTGTAGCCTTCGAGCCAAAACAAGATGGTGCTTATCTGGAACTCCGATACAGAATTCAATTGATGATTTATACAGCTACTTCAGATTCTTGAGGTATGAACCATATGCTGCATATAAATCATTTTGTACGACCATAAAGATTCCTATATCGCGAAATTCGCTCCATGGTTACAAGAAGCTCCAAGCAATCCTTAGGGCTATAATGCTGCGTCGTACAAAAGGTGAGTTTCTTTTTGCTTGTGTAcagttgcttcttcttcttcttcttattatttttttgaaatcctAGATCTATGATTTGATGGTAGTTATTTCCCTCCTACAAGGGGCATGCAACCCAAATCAGTCATTCAATACAAAAATCTCCATTCCTGCCCGACTCGCGTACTTATAACATTTGGGATGCTTTGATTGGAATTGTTGATTAGTATTTGAAATCAATTTTGCTTGTCATTGGTGTGTCCTTAATGATTTACCTGTGATATGTCGGATAATGAATTTATTTGAGGAAACTGATCAGATATTTTCAAACTCAAGGAACATTGATTGATGGGGAGCCGATAATTACATTGCCTCCAAAATCAATATGCTTGGCTACGGTGGATTTCTCCAAAGAAGAGAGGGATTTCTACACCCAACTGGAGCTCGATTCACGTATGCAATTCAAGGTGAGGAACGGACTTTCTGAAATTTTCTCACCGGCATTATAGTGTATCGTTATTAAGCTAGCAAGACTAGTACCATTCATAGTCATTTAAAAGAGCCTTTTCTAGTCATATATTGTGCTGCCACTGAGACTATTTGGAACATGGTCTCTGTTTATATCATTTTGGATATGATTCTGCTAAATGCGTGTTCCTTTATCTTCATATTAACAACTCATTTTTGTGTTGTTTGTGTTCTCGATATTAGTGCTTTAGTTAGATTTTGCACTAACTGTACACAGTGAAGAATTCACATAATTCCAAGAGATAGAATTTGGTGGCGGTAGGTCCAATGACAGGTAGAGACAAATTGACTGTGGAGAAGAGTATGATTCTTGGCACATCTGTTGTTTGCTTTCTCCTTTTCATTAGGTCAATTTTTTGGCCACTGTGGATGGATGGGACCGGAAAGGGGTATTGGGTAGATTTCCAGATAGTGTCGCCCATAAAAAAAGTATGATTTGAGGTGATATTGCTTCTGGGGGAATTGTGTAGTCCGTCAAGAAATTATGATTTGAGGTGTCGTTGCCTCTAATTTAAGTTTGATGTGGTGTGGTTCCTTGTTGTGCTAACATCTCTCCATTGGCTaaccctccccccccaaaaaaaaaaaaccagccctccaacacacacacacaaccaaaataacaacacacacccaaaaaaaggaaacaaactaAGGATGCTAGCAAGGTTGTGGTCATTGTGTTATTGCTTTTTATTGTGATGCTATCAATCAAAATTTTGCTGTTTGGAAGTTTTGCATACTTTTGGTCCATATGTACATGGTAATATTGCAAATTGCATCTCCACAATTTTGGCTGTTGTATTTTGGTTAATTTATGGTGGTCCCTCTTTCTTATGTTGGGCCATATGTGCTTCTAATTGTCTAGTTCTATATTGCAGGCATATGCTGCTGCTGGCACTGTGAAACAGAACTATGCAAATATTCTTCTGATGCTTTTGCGCCTGCGACAGGCTTGTGACCATCCATTGCTTGTCAACGGATACACTTCTGACTATCTTGGAAACTTTTCTTTGCAAACGGCAAAAAAATTGCCTCGAAATAAGCTTACCAATCTCCTGGATTGCCTAGAGACGTCCTTGTCCACATGTACTTCGTGTAATGTACGTGTTTTTTTGAGTGTTTGGATGTGTTTGTGACCATCTGTGCATGCACACCTGTGCTCATCACTTTGTCTGCACTCCACAATGCAGTTTTACTAATCAGTGTTAATTTTTGCAGCCATTGTTCTTGCTTGTGTATCTGCATATCCGAAGAAATCATTTAGCATCTCAACTATGGAATATGTCATCTATGGCATTTGATTGACAGTTTGGAATCTGTATTCCTTCATCGATTTATTCTACCCCATCTAATGGTTTTCGTTTTATGTAATTTTCAGGATACACCGGACCACCCTGTTGTTACTATCTGTGGCCACGTTTTCTGTTATCAGTGTGTGTCTGAATATCTGAATGGTGATGATAATACATGTCCTGCACATAGATGTAAAGAACCACTCGGTCCAGATGTTGTTTTCTCCAAAGCTATTCTCAGAAGTTGCGTCCTCGGCGACTCTGAAAATGGTTCGACAAGTTCACAGCGAGCTGACAAATCATTGATCATGGAGCATGAGTTTAGTTCGGCTAAAATCAAAGCTCTTCTTGAGATTCTACGGGCGCAATGCAGAGGAAAAAGTGCAGATGCAGAGCTTCATGGTCCCATTGATTGTGATGATGAGTCTCTTTACGAAAATACAGGCACTGCAGATTCAACATGCAGAGTTAAAGCTGTTAAGCACACAGCTGTTTATTCAAGTTCTCCCCCTGAAGGACCAATTAAAGCAATTGTCTTTTCTCAGTGGACGAGTATGTTAAACTTGGTTGAACAAAATATGGTGCAGTGTGGTATACCATATAGACGACTTGATGGAACAATGACCCTTGCTGCAAGAGACAAAGCTGTGAAGGAATTTAACACCGATCCCGAGGTTTGGCTGCGATAGTTGAGAACATTTCAATCATCTATCAATGCCTgtcactttttctttggataTGCATGTTTTCACAGAACTGCACTGGATAAAAGGCCCCTGCATATCTATCGTAATTAGTGGAATATGGTCGTAATGTGTGTAATAGGAGCTTGATGCTGCtaagagagaatttttttttttcgtgtatTTGTTTTCACAAGAAAATCAAGTTGCGTCTTCCCCTAAAATTTTGTTGAGCTTGACACCTGAATGTTTGAAATTTGTTGCAGGTAATCGTTATGCTAATGTCATTAAAAGCGGGGAACCTTGGTCTAAACATGGTTGCTGCTTGTCATGTTATTCTTTTGGATCTTTGGTGGAATCCAACTACTGAAGATCAAGCTATCGATCGAGCTCATAGAATTGGACAAACTCGACCAGTTACTGTATCTCGAATCACAATTAAGGATACGGTGGAAGATAGAATTTTGGCTCTCCAGGTACTGCTTGGTCTCTCTTTGTGGCCTCCTCTAAATTCTGTTAGGCTTGAGAATCTGACATTTTTATAGGTTCTTTTGCAGTTTTAAAAAGATGAAACCATCTTGCAAGTTCATTCCCGTTCTTTAATACACATTAGCATCAATTTAGCGATTGTTCATTTTCTCCAGACAAGGAACCTAATTATCGTCAGTGCCGTCGCTGTCTGTTCTCTTATTCGAGGAAActaataattttcattaatcagATGCAATAAAAGATTTGATGGCCAGTTAATTGCCATGTCCCTCTTAATTGTAATCAAACATGCGTCCTGGTCATTTTAATTAGCCATCGCTAGAATCATATTGTTATGCAATGAGAGAGCAATGCACACCTTATCACTATGGTTATGCAAAGGGACATATGCTTAGTCATAGATGCTGAAAGAGGccttatttgtttatttattttaaatcatttgGCACATCTACTGGCCTTCAAATCCATTTGATGGTGGGATATTAACTCATTACCATGCTTCGTTTTGCTTGCTGTCATTTGcaggaagaaaagagaaagatggTGGCGTCTGCTTTTGGTGAAGACCAAGGAGGCAGTGCCGCAACTCGTCTAACAGTTGAAGATCTCAAAtatctctttttgttatagatTTGTTCCCATCACATTTTTTGTCTTGAGTAAGTCTTCTCACTCCGAAAACCTCTGGGGATGGGCAAGGGAGTGATTTAAGTTTTCATTAGTCAGAGGAGTGAGGaatttttgaatatctgccgtcGCGCATATTACCTGCCGCCACCGGTGTTTTGACAGGAACATCGACAGCGAACTCTAGATTGCCCATGCCTGAATTTTAGGTTGACAAAAGGGGTTCTTGTCCAGCTGTGGATGCAGCAGCCAGGCTAACATGTGAATATTATTCTGTAGATTAAACTAGCTTAGCATAGGATTAGACCCTTCTATAGTTTATGGTATGATTATTTTGTCTCTGTATATTCTCTCTCGGCAAACCTCTGATGTTCACGTTGCCCGTCTTTGATGGGGTCGTCTCTCTTGTAGGCTGCTTGTGTCCGTGCTTGCGGCGCATAAGTTCAGGTCTAATCTCATCAATCGATTCTCCTTTCCGACCACGAATGTCTGGTGTACCATGTTGAATCTAGTGAGTGGGAGGAAGAAATGAGAGACGCAGGTAGAGATATATCCCTTGCTTGTGCCTTACCATTGTTAGTTTTTGACGGCTGATGACAGCGGGGGTGCACAAGTTTATTAAGTGCAGCCATACAATTCATAAGCTGGGCATACATTGATGTGGAGAATTCTGTTTTTGGGTCTCTTTTTTTTCCGCTCGACAAATCTAAGATTGAATGGATAAAAACATTCCTAAGCAACTTAATCTGGCTTGAACTTGTTTTCTTATGTGGCTAATTGAGGAGATGAGGGAGAACTCTTCAACTACTCAATCAGACATAAAAGCCACAAAATATGACCACTTAAAACTGAGAGGTCTCTgacccaaagaaaaagaaaactaagaGTTCCCCctttcttttaaagaaaaagacCTCTGAACGGCTCACTTGGATTGTAAAAGCACCTTTTGGAAGAGGGCAAGAGGGTTTCAAATTGAATGTTGCGTATCTTGCAAAACCGTTAAAAAATAAGCACTAATCGAAAAAGATCAGGGCCCTAGCATGTCAATACATATCATTAGTGTTTCTAATGCATGCCAAACATATTTTGTTGCCATTTGACTATATTGGTCCTATGAGTTGGCTAATAGGGGAAAATGTCTCTTGAGCCAGTTGTGTTTGTCTACTTGTCTTGCCTCAAGAAGGATGAAAAGTGACCTAGAAAATTGGGCAAAGTGACTGAGCCCAGTAAAGGGATTCagacaaaaatattaaagaatgGACAAGAATTGACACTATGCTGTACAAGATAATTGAGGGTGGGAAATTGTCTTGAAGAATATCCAAGATGATCCTAATTTGTGAGCAAATCCCAGCATTGCTTTTATTTGATTCCCCTTCCTTTCACCAGTTTCGCCACCAAATTTTCCAACTCTTGTGGGCCACTAAAGTTGTTCGACACCTCCAAGGATTGGAGTATTCAACTTGAAACCACAGTAATGACATTACCCTCAAATCGCTTTTTCAACCTCATTTCAAagagaacaagagagagagatgggggtaTGAAAGACTCAGATGTTAATGATGCTTtcctgtttttcctcttttttttttctccctaatCTTCCCCCcagaaaaaaagggtaaaagtaCTCTTAATGTCAATCTATGGGAAAACAGGAAAAGCATGTGACTTTGCAAAAGTGATGTGTTGAATGCACTCCCAACCAAACTTAAGTTTACGCCAAGGGCAGACCGGAAACCCTAGTGATGGCCTCACATGTCCACCATGGTGGTGGCTCCCTTCCCTCATCATTCTAACTCTGCAGCAAGCAGCcttctcagagagagagagagagagagagaggaatctgTCTACATGGATGACAGGAAAAAGGGAAAGCTAATGCAATAATCCACACGGTGTCAAGGTCATGTCCACACACTTGACAGCAGTAGTGAGAGACTGGACTACTTCTCTACCATGCATCTGAGGTAAAAGGGGCCTCTTGGATCCTCCTCTTCAGGTTTGCCCCAAAAGAAGTGTTTTTTCGCTCTAATACCCATTTAAAGAAACGACCTTTTGCTGTGGGTTCCCTTTGACTGCCTCCAGATTTTCTCTTGGTGTTTTTGCATTCTCTCCCTgatgaaagcaaagaaaaggcaaaaagacaGGATTTTTATGACAATAGTGAAGTGGGGAGTTAAAAAAACGTTGCTTTTACACCTCTCTAGTCTCATAACATTGCATAAACACCCCCCATAATCAGACTTTAATACATCACTTCTCATCTATATGCTACACTTTATGTACTAAGGCTAGCAAAATTCACCCATTAACTTACTTTTACAATTCTTCACTTAACAAACGTTGGGCCCAAAACCAACGAACCCGTTAGATCCATCAAAGGAAACCTGTATGCCTTCTTGCTGTATGTTCCCGATGATGGATAGCGGCGAGGAGGAGGGCGCGAACGCGAAGCAGAAGGTGCCCGCGTCGTCCACCGGGATCAGGAAGTTCCTCGCCGGAAGCGTCAGGATGGGCCCGCCCGAGAAGTAGAACGAGATGGTCGGGACCCGCACCGTCACGAAGCCGTACAGGTTGTAGCAGGTGTCGAAGATGGTCACCCCCGCGGCTCGCGGGAGGTTCGTCGTCTGGGCGACGAAGGCGTCGCGGAACGCCGCGTAGGCGGGCGCGGGGAACCGGGTCACGGCCGTGCCCGTGTCCATGACGACTCCTCCGTTTCCCAACTCATTGAGGCGGAAGGTGTCCTCGGATATGGGAACCCGGATGCCGCCGACGGCGAGGCCCGCTAGACCAATGTAATAAAAACTCGGCGCCTGGGGGTTGCGGATTAGCGGGACCCAAACAGCTCCGACTGGCACGGCCCCGCGCCCGAACTCCAATGACCCGGACGCATCGGTGCCCCGACTCACCAGGCAATAGCTAAAGGCCCCACCGGTCTGCCCGCCGAGCTGGCCGACGAAGGACATGGAGCCGCCCCCCAGGCCTAGCAGGCCGGCGGCGCCGATGAACATGCCCCGGTTTCTGTGCCCGCACCCGATCGCCACGTTGTTGACCACGGTCCCCCCGAAGGTGAGGGTCTCCAATGCCATCGTGCCCTTGGTGTAGGACCCGTCGCCGTAGGACACCTCGTAGTGGCACCGGCCCGAGCGGCAGCCCGCGTTCTCGAGGCGGTCGCAGACCGTGGAGCCGCACGACACCCCGGAGAACGATGCGGACTCGGACGGGTCGAAGACCGGGTCGGACTGGTGGTAGCACTGGCTGCAAGGCTGACACTGCACCCACACTATGTCGCTGCCCGAGTCGATCACCATGTACTGGCTCCTCGCCGGGCTTCCGACACCTATCCTCACAAAGTACTCACCGCTCCCTTGATCCATGCCGGAGACCACGTCGGATCCGAAATCCTCCACCACCTCAAAGGCGGCGGCCCCACCGTCCCTGCCGGCGGCTCCGTGGCCGGACAACCGGCGGAAGAGCCCGGCCACCCGTTTCGCGTCCCGCTTCATCCGATCGTGGAATCGGAGGGAATGAGAGTCACGGTGGGAGCTGGCGGAACGTAATTGGTCTCTGTGGAGCAGCCTCAGCTTGTACTTGCTTTCAtgctcgctctcgctctcgcccACTTCATGCTTGTTGAAGAAGTCGTGGTACTCGTTTATTTTGGGAGGGAGGGCTTTTGTGGCCGCAAGGGCTTCTCTCACGTTCAAGTGTTGGAAGTCCGAGTACGACGTGGCGGTCGAACCCGCGGCGGCGGCACTCAGAAGCTGAAGCACCGCAAGAAGGACTAGCAATGCTTGTAACATgcttggtttgttttttttttcagctttgGGTGGGGGTCGACAAGGAAAGAACCGGAGAGGTTTTTCAGACAAAGAAGCAAGTCGCTGAGGATCGAAACGAGGAGGAGGGGATTTATGCGGCTTGGGCTTTAGGATTGAAGAGACAAATAAAGTTTATGGGGTTTGGGAAAATAATTGAGGTTGATGATGATGGcggttctcttcttcttctgttcatTTGGCCTctcttactcttttttttttctttgtaatctttctcttttttcttttttctttttttatttcttctccaCCCTTTGAAGTGTCGTGATCTATGATTACCATTCAATGCACAAAACGTGCAAATCTCTTTGACCAGTTGCTACAACACCACACCCCTCcttgttattttccttttccttttgctttttttttttttttgcctcttatAAGAAAAGAAGCAGCAGTTGTCTTTTTTGTCTCTTGCACATAGTGTGCAGTCGCACCTTGACATAGAAACCCCCAAGGTTAAATCTAgggtttcttcttttccttctcgaaTGTTGTATTTGGCACTGCAGCATGAGGAAAAAAGCGACCCTGTGCGTCCCCTTTGAATTGTGGAAATACATACAGGCTGGCTTAGATGGCGAGCGAGAGAACCGACCTTATCGTTGATCTGATTGCGGCTGACACTGCGTCACGGTGAATTTCGCTTTAggtttttttcttgttccttgACGTGAGGAAATCTATCGCATGGACTTAACAAAGCCATCGGGGGGGAAACGGAACGCGAGAAAGCAAGGAGCATCCGATGGGGAAAACCCTAATCAACGAGCCGGGCATTGGCAAAACGCGAGCCCATTATTTCCATTGACCGAACCGTAATTTTGTAGTAATAATATCCCACGCCCTTGTAATTATGACGCGTTTCCTGTTGGTGAGAGATGTTGCTCGCCATCTTTTGCCGTGGGAAAAGCTTTGATTGGAAAGGCGTAGAGGgcatggtgatgatgatggtggtgggtGATCGCAAAAGCAAGGTCCAGAACGGGGATTGATGTGAAATGAGGTTCTGCAAATCATTTCATAAGCTTCCACCACCAACAGCACTAGTAGATTACACGGCAATGTGAACTTTGACTATTTGGAGAGAATCACTCCGGAGACGCAGTGATTGGGAGAAGATTGAGTGGGTAGTCGCTCGCATGAGAATGTTTCGGATGTAAGTTGTCGCCAACGAATGCGATCGATAATGACATAAGTATTACAACTTTTTTAGAGGGCAGGAACTAAGTAGAATTTGCTTCCATCCGATGTTCaagatgacctttttttttatgatcggTGCTCGACTATCGCCGTCTTATGTAATTATACGGCATGTCTGACGGAAAAAATCGAGTTTTTGGTGCTGTGATGCATCGTATTTAAGCATATATTACGGGTCGTAGATTACATCGTATGAATCAAATTTCTGCACTTGTTGGACAGTTGATGTGTAGAAAGGTAGAGAAATTTCAATCTTTCTTTCAATTAGCTATTACAGAAATCATTCCTAACTTTCAAGAGATCAAACCACTTATTGTTTGATCGATCATCGCTCTCTATCTTAACatatttcttgtttcttttcctctctttttttgtttctatatTAATGTATATTTTCCATATACGAATCACTCTGCGCAAGTCTATTTAtaccaaaaaattatatatcTTTTTTAATTCCATTACTGCCACTATACTAATGGGACAATATAATCCATGGAATTTTCTTCCTACCTCTATTTCCTGAGGAAAAGTGAGACTGCCGATACATGTCATGTCAAACTATCGGTTTCACTTCGCGCGTTAAGATATCTCATTAGTTTTTCAATTCATCGTATTAGTGTCACGTAATATTTGAATTTCTCTTGATAGATTCTTGTGATATTCGAGTCCTCTCGAGAAAGTGACGGTTCTAGTAAAAGACTGACAAGTGCATAGCTCTTTGTCAAGATAATAAAAATGCTATCCTACACTTACATACATTGTATAGTGACCAAAAGCAAACcttattgttttttttgggaaaaaaaccaccaaaaatcctgaactatgtcaattgtgacacatttaccctaaacttttttttgcgacatcaaaaatcccaaactttttcttgtgacattaaaaaccctaaacttatacccgtgtgacatatttaccccaaaatatttttttgtgacataaaaaatcataaacttatattcgtgcgacacatttacttcaaaattttgaggtaaatgtgtcacacgaatataagtttggagtttttagtatcacaataaaaagtttggggtaaatgtgtcacacaagcacaagtttaggataaatgtgtcatatgcgtacaagtttagggttttttgtgtcacaaataaaaatttggagtCAATGTGTCACCGCgggcataatttaggatttttggtgactttttcccttgtttttttgGACAAGTTCCTCCACCAATGAATGTATTGTCATTTTAGATACTTTTGTAAGAAAAAAGTAACACTTCCGTTCTGCATGCTTTTCTCCAATTCGACCTGGGTTTAATATTGTGGCAACTAGTGCTTCTTCCTAGTAAGGacaaacaatctctctctctctctctctctctctctctctctctctcacacacacacacacacacactaaaAGTGGAATGAGGCTGATGATTTTTAAAACATAAAGATGAAAGGAGGCTGAGTTCCATGGAGAATGGGGTCAGGCTTTTTCCATTTGGAAACTTGGGGAAAAGATGGTTAGAGCCCAAAGAACAAACGAGTCGAACCCTAATCGCTCGTCTAATTAGAGATTAGCAAAGAAATCAAACCTCACGTCTCACTCtaaactttttccttttgaacCTAAAATACAACCCATAAAGGCACCGCCTTTCTACTTAGACCCTCAGCCTTTTGATAAAGTGATTAAGAtagttatttgtttatttaaacGAGGGTTGAAAGCGCGTACaccttaatattttaattaggtTTTAGCTTAATAAAACGGCTTAATTCTCCGGCGGAACAACGATATTTTCCTTAACAGTTGGGGGAATCtgtggttttttcttttctttttctctttttgttcttccAATTTCTGTTTGTAATTTTACTTTACTTGTCCCGCCCATCTTTCGGAGATAACGGGAAACCATGCTTCGATAAGGGAAAAAAGTGGCGACAAATTTCACTAAGACACTTTATGGTACACATACACTGTACGATTAGAttagtgaaaggaaagaattaATATTGCTTTCATGCGACCAAGTAAAATCGACCTCTCCGGTCCGATCACATACGAATGTCATCCGCATCGGCGTTAGGGGTTTTGCTAATAACTCGGTTTTTTTAGGATTCAATCCCGAGAAATCGCGATAACGGAAGCTGAATCTGTGACCTTGCGCTTCTCGATACCTAAGTCCGCATCGTCATTCCATCGATCGCTCGAGATAGCAAAAGTTCATGATGAGGGGTACTCATGAAGCACGGTATGGCACTAAGAAAAGGGCGAGAGCATAAATTGGGAGAAGGACAAAGAGTTACTGAAGATTGGGGCTGAAAAGAGTCTGGCGTGATGCAATGACAATGAAATTTTACCATCCTCCATAATCATTGCACCCCGCATGGCCCGATTCATCTCCCTCTCCTCCATGTTGGTTGTACGGTCGTCCCTTTTCTTatagaaaatcctaaatatattgcaccTTGCATgattgtcaattcggtcctataATCTTTTAATTTCGCCAATTGAGTCATCGACCATTTcgtattttgccaattaagcccattcggccaattttggatgaaaaccgccgacgtggacaccgaccatcctacgtggcacgatccgCGTTGACGTAGATaaatttagataatatttttatttttctattttttccattttcttttgggataATCACATAAATAGCCcccgaactttgatccaattatgcaatgtgatccatgaacttttggaatatgttcaacttagttttcgaattataggaagatgtccaaacttttttttcctttgcatttTGAGTAGGAGATAACCTAGGAAGCATGGTATACAAGTAGACGGGAACA is a window from the Rhodamnia argentea isolate NSW1041297 chromosome 8, ASM2092103v1, whole genome shotgun sequence genome containing:
- the LOC115735560 gene encoding helicase-like transcription factor CHR28 isoform X3; translation: MTYASDHGDHLCNSNDSMWRCFLLIRWISRFFADLQVCSLISSCSSFAAKRERCGKLRSSKLAMDPIEISSSDSETEVEDSGRSGTAQDRRVLPPWDSSLTSGASARRPETATSGSSLRYVPHVKVHANSSFSDGIGSSAQSSQDDDVRYFPENGHSALPSAINSRISISPTGDYERLSSQQALKRTLPSSFRPHVLTNKANLYEENGDNICINDINGNSSRPISTDSKSYMRDHWSRNPDDDVIMIENKSSRILPPSIMPAKSVSAAQVAGSSDPIFHSGIGDERMSKDDERLIYQAALEKIALAWMLQKETRSLHCLGGILADDQGLGKTISMIALIQMQRYLQSKSKSESMPNPKTEALNLDDDDDNGNNALNNSQVPAESKDSKPVPEVSTSTHAFSKRRPAGGTLVVCPASVLRQWARELDEKVAGAAKLKVLVYHGGTRTKDPVELATYDVVVTTYAIVTIEVPKQPVVDEDDAEERNGEAYGLSPEFSASKKRKKAINVSKKGKKGRTGFDSSSFDCSSGALARVGWLRVILDEAQTIKNHRTQVARACCSLRAKTRWCLSGTPIQNSIDDLYSYFRFLRYEPYAAYKSFCTTIKIPISRNSLHGYKKLQAILRAIMLRRTKGTLIDGEPIITLPPKSICLATVDFSKEERDFYTQLELDSRMQFKAYAAAGTVKQNYANILLMLLRLRQACDHPLLVNGYTSDYLGNFSLQTAKKLPRNKLTNLLDCLETSLSTCTSCNDTPDHPVVTICGHVFCYQCVSEYLNGDDNTCPAHRCKEPLGPDVVFSKAILRSCVLGDSENGSTSSQRADKSLIMEHEFSSAKIKALLEILRAQCRGKSADAELHGPIDCDDESLYENTGTADSTCRVKAVKHTAVYSSSPPEGPIKAIVFSQWTSMLNLVEQNMVQCGIPYRRLDGTMTLAARDKAVKEFNTDPEVIVMLMSLKAGNLGLNMVAACHVILLDLWWNPTTEDQAIDRAHRIGQTRPVTVSRITIKDTVEDRILALQEEKRKMVASAFGEDQGGSAATRLTVEDLKYLFLL
- the LOC115735560 gene encoding helicase-like transcription factor CHR28 isoform X1, giving the protein MTYASDHGDHLCNSNDSMWRCFLLIRWISRFFADLQVCSLISSCSSFAAKRERCGKLRSSKLAMDPIEISSSDSETEVEDSGRSGTAQDRRVLPPWDSSLTSGASARRPETATSGSSLRYVPHVKVHANSSFSDGIGSSAQSSQDDDVRYFPENGHSALPSAINSRISISPTGDYERLSSQQALKRTLPSSFRPHVLTNKANLYEENGDNICINDINGNSSRPISTDSKSYMRDHWSRNPDDDVIMIENKSSRILPPSIMPAKSVSAAQVAGSSDPIFHSGIGDERMSKDDERLIYQAALEDLNQPKMEANLPDGLLSVPLLRHQKIALAWMLQKETRSLHCLGGILADDQGLGKTISMIALIQMQRYLQSKSKSESMPNPKTEALNLDDDDDNGNNALNNSQVPAESKDSKPVPEVSTSTHAFSKRRPAGGTLVVCPASVLRQWARELDEKVAGAAKLKVLVYHGGTRTKDPVELATYDVVVTTYAIVTIEVPKQPVVDEDDAEERNGEAYGLSPEFSASKKRKKAINVSKKGKKGRTGFDSSSFDCSSGALARVGWLRVILDEAQTIKNHRTQVARACCSLRAKTRWCLSGTPIQNSIDDLYSYFRFLRYEPYAAYKSFCTTIKIPISRNSLHGYKKLQAILRAIMLRRTKGTLIDGEPIITLPPKSICLATVDFSKEERDFYTQLELDSRMQFKAYAAAGTVKQNYANILLMLLRLRQACDHPLLVNGYTSDYLGNFSLQTAKKLPRNKLTNLLDCLETSLSTCTSCNDTPDHPVVTICGHVFCYQCVSEYLNGDDNTCPAHRCKEPLGPDVVFSKAILRSCVLGDSENGSTSSQRADKSLIMEHEFSSAKIKALLEILRAQCRGKSADAELHGPIDCDDESLYENTGTADSTCRVKAVKHTAVYSSSPPEGPIKAIVFSQWTSMLNLVEQNMVQCGIPYRRLDGTMTLAARDKAVKEFNTDPEVIVMLMSLKAGNLGLNMVAACHVILLDLWWNPTTEDQAIDRAHRIGQTRPVTVSRITIKDTVEDRILALQEEKRKMVASAFGEDQGGSAATRLTVEDLKYLFLL